Genomic segment of Paenibacillus sp. FSL R5-0623:
ATAGTTATCGAAGTACCAGAAGTAGAAAAATGTAGCACTTAATACACAGAACACACCAAGTGTCATACTTTTGGTTGCGGCATGGGCACGTAGATATACATCAGGCAGACGAATAAGTCCGAATGCACTGAGTGCACTGAGTAGTGCACCGAGCAGTACGAGTAGACCTATAGCGGTTTCAGCGGTTACTTTAGCGATCTCCATCATTTTTGAATACCGCCCCCCGTTCAATATAACGTGCAAATGCCACTGTACTTAAAAAAGCCAAAATGCCAATCAGCAAGATAATATCCAGATAGGCTTGGGTTTGCAGCATCATCGACAGAACGGCAACGATGGCAATCACATTGATACCGATGGTATCCAGTGCCGTGATCCGGTCAGCCATGGATGGTCCCCGAAGCACCCTGTACAAGCAACCCAGAATGGCTAAGGAGAGAATGAGCAATGAGATGAACAACAGTGAGGATAACATTAACGCG
This window contains:
- the mnhG gene encoding monovalent cation/H(+) antiporter subunit G; amino-acid sequence: MMEIAKVTAETAIGLLVLLGALLSALSAFGLIRLPDVYLRAHAATKSMTLGVFCVLSATFFYFWYFDNYISARLLLGILFVFITAPVAGHLNGRAAYRTDVPLWEQSVQDELEPLLKGKKVNHEAKDMME
- a CDS encoding Na(+)/H(+) antiporter subunit F1, giving the protein MLSSLLFISLLILSLAILGCLYRVLRGPSMADRITALDTIGINVIAIVAVLSMMLQTQAYLDIILLIGILAFLSTVAFARYIERGAVFKNDGDR